A window of Bacillus sp. 2205SS5-2 genomic DNA:
GAAGAATTGCTTCAGTACAGTCTTTTTATCGAAAAAGACCTTGGTCGTGAACGGATTATTAAATGGGGACCTCGAACAATAGACCTTGACATTTTACTCTATAATCAAGACAATATGAAAACAGAGAACCTAATTGTTCCACATCCTCGGATGCATGAGCGAGCCTTCGTACTCATTCCGCTTCTTGAGATTGATTCAGATCTTGCGTTTCCGACGATGGACACCTCTTTAAAAGAACATTTAAACGAAATACCTGATAAAGAAGGAGTTCGACTATGGAAGCAGATAAATGGGGAAGACGCATACGTGCCTTTAGGAAGTTAAAAGGTTATACGCAAGAAGGATTCGCAAAAGAATTAGCTGTTTCGGTATCCGTTTTAGGAGAAGTGGAACGAGGAAATCGCATGCCTTCACAGGAGTTACTGGCGAAAATAACAGAGGTGTTAGGTATTCCGTATGAGGAACTACGTCCTGACGAAACGTAAAATTATATATAGTGAAAGATAGAAAGAGGTCGGTTTACTTGCTTAAAATTGGAAACATTGAGATGGACAACCAAGTTGTACTCGCACCGATGGCAGGAGTATGTAACTCTGCATTCCGATTAACGGTTAAAGAATTTGGAGCTGGACTTGTTTGTGCAGAAATGGTCAGCGATAAAGGGATTGTTTTTCAAAATGAAAGAACGATGAATATGCTTTACATTGATGAAAGAGAATACCCTCTTAGCCTACAGATTTTTGGCGGACGGAAGGATACATTGGTACAAGCGGCAAAGTTCGTCGACAAAAACTCAAATGCCGATATTATCGATATTAATATGGGGTGCCCAGTTCCTAAAATCACGAAATGTGATGCGGGGGCTAAGTGGTTACTCGATCCAAATAAGATTTACGAAATGGTGGCTGCGGTAGTTGATGAAGTGGATAAACCAGTTACAGTAAAAATGCGAATGGGATGGGATGAAGACCATGTTTACGCAGTTCAAAATGCGCAAGCAATTGAACGTGCAGGAGGCCAGGCGGTTTCTCTACATGGTCGTACACGTGTTCAAATGTATGAAGGTCATGCCAATTGGGATATCATTCGTGAAGTGAAACAAGCAGTCAATATTCCTGTTATCGGAAATGGAGATGTTCAAACTCCTCAAGACGCAAAACGTATGCTTGAAGAAACGGGCTGTGACGGTGTTATGATTGGAAGAGCGGCTCTGGGAAATCCATGGATGATTTATCGAACGGTACAGTATTTGAAAACGGGTAAGCTATTGGAAGATCCGAGCGTTCGTGAAAAAATTGACGTTTGTATCCTTCACCTTGATCGTTTAATTGCTTTGAAAAACGAAAATATCGCAGTACGTGAAATGAGAAAACACGCAGCTTGGTATTTAAAGGGAATCCGAGGAAATGCAAGGGCACGTAATGCCGTTAATGAATGCTCTACGAGAGCTGAATTAGTCAATCTCTTAA
This region includes:
- the folK gene encoding 2-amino-4-hydroxy-6-hydroxymethyldihydropteridine diphosphokinase; amino-acid sequence: MTTIAYISLGANVGDREYFLWCGIKALHSHEKVQVVQTSSIYETDPVGYTEQGKFLNMVVKVETLLAAEELLQYSLFIEKDLGRERIIKWGPRTIDLDILLYNQDNMKTENLIVPHPRMHERAFVLIPLLEIDSDLAFPTMDTSLKEHLNEIPDKEGVRLWKQINGEDAYVPLGS
- a CDS encoding helix-turn-helix domain-containing protein — protein: MEADKWGRRIRAFRKLKGYTQEGFAKELAVSVSVLGEVERGNRMPSQELLAKITEVLGIPYEELRPDET
- the dusB gene encoding tRNA dihydrouridine synthase DusB — encoded protein: MLKIGNIEMDNQVVLAPMAGVCNSAFRLTVKEFGAGLVCAEMVSDKGIVFQNERTMNMLYIDEREYPLSLQIFGGRKDTLVQAAKFVDKNSNADIIDINMGCPVPKITKCDAGAKWLLDPNKIYEMVAAVVDEVDKPVTVKMRMGWDEDHVYAVQNAQAIERAGGQAVSLHGRTRVQMYEGHANWDIIREVKQAVNIPVIGNGDVQTPQDAKRMLEETGCDGVMIGRAALGNPWMIYRTVQYLKTGKLLEDPSVREKIDVCILHLDRLIALKNENIAVREMRKHAAWYLKGIRGNARARNAVNECSTRAELVNLLNNLVFEIEAKENSVKIG